TCAGCTCTGTACATTTCAATATTGTTTGTTCATTCAGATGTAAATGaaggagtaaactgccattttggtccctgtgctttggtcaattttgccactttagtccaaaactcaaactttttgcatttgggtccctgtggtttcagttttattgccattttggtccaaaaatgaaatcaggtcatatttgtcttataaaatcctgttattttgtcattttacgcaggggcaaaatgatcatttcttttttataaataaataccatattttataagacaaatatgacctgatttacccctgaggaaaatgacaaaattgcaggattttataagacaagtatgacctgattttatttttggaccaaaatggcaataaaactgaaaccacagggacccagatgcaaaaggtttgagttttggactaaagtggcaaaagtaaccaaacctcagggaccaaaatggcagtttactctaaatgaAGAGATGGCATGTAATAACTTAATATGTTTTGTATTAAATATTTATATACCTAACGTCGTCTTCCACCACGCCTTCTTCTGAAGGGACTCCAACTCTGGTTGCCTTAGCTTCATCAGGTTCGTCTTGATTCATTTTAAGAGAAGCAAAAATTTCAGCAGTTGCATGCAAGCTACGCGACCACACGATTCGCAAACGAGGGAAATGTAGAGCAAGCAAAGATAGCTTTGATATAATGTTATGCGGTGTGACATCATCACTAATCTCACTTGTCGACTGCAAGAGTGCAAGATTTAACGTTCTATTCAAATTTAGAACTATAGCCACAACAACAATATGATAATCAAGTTTAACTAAGCGGTGAAGATTACCAGAAACGAGAAGCTTTTGTCTTGTGAAAACTCGATCAAAAGAACGGGTATACGGTAATAGCGCGTCATCATTTCAACTTGGTGGTAGAGTCGGCCTGACGCGAAACTACCGAAAAGGTCTTGTATGCTTTTTCTTTCCACGCATATTGACGGGGATAAAATGTAGTCTCCGACTTCTAGGGTGACGGGGATTATGTTCATGCCTTTTTGATGTAGTACATTCGGAAGGCTGCTCATGAACTCCCTCATGTCCACTATGACCTGTAACAGACAAGAGTTGACATTTCTCTCGGTGTGAATGCTGTAATTTGTCAAATggaaaagagtaaaatgtcattttcatccctgaggtttggccagttttgcgactttcgtccgatggtttgtttttccacatACAGAAAAAAAACCGAATTGcactttaagttaacaaaaaagacgaaaatatcCCCGACTTAATGGAGacaaatggatggagttaacgagccggatgaaaatggcaagatttcaaaccttttagatCTGTATGCggaaaacaaacctttgaacgaaagtcgcaaaattggcctaacctcagggacaaaaatggcattttactcattgAAAAAACTAATATAAGAAAAAGTGTAATAGGATTGCTTACTTGCATCTCTTTTCTAGCTTCCTTCTGTCCACCTGCTTTCCGAGTTACCATATTTTGTTTTGAGGGAGATTCCGTCTCATTAGCAGAAACTAAACCGAGGCCATGAGCCACCTAATGATAATTTTGACATCGTAATTAACGTATTGAGAAGAGTAAGAAAAACTAAAATGATACAAAAAATGCAGGGTGAATAACCGAACCTGATCAACTGGCAGCATCATCATGGATTTCTGCCGGATCAGTGATTCAAACGCTCCATTTTCACGGCGAATACTGGCCTCAAACTTTTGCACTTCTGTAGAATCTTCATAAAATAGAAAATATACCTTCACCTTTTTTGAGAGATTTTCAGCTTTATACGTTTCTATTTCCCGTACAAAAGCAATGTCGGGATGGTAAACGATAATCGCAGAGGGCTTCAAGACGTCGAGTATTTGCTGACCACTTTCATACGCATGAAAGTGCACCGGAGGGATCGGTTTACCTTCCACATGCTTCTTGAGAACACTTCCACCAATAGTCGAATTTTCAACTTTGTTGGGTTCAGATTCAGTCAACACTGACTCGgttttatttttatcatctttttTAGAGGAAACGTTTTTTGCAGAAGTCTTGTTCGTGCCTTTTGAGTTCCGTTTTCCTTTTCCTTTGCCGCCCATACTAACTTGAGGTTCGTCTACTACTTCAATGCCTTTTTCGGCTTGTTTACTTATTTCAGTTGCTGCTGCTAAGAGTGCATCGTTTTCCTGCGTTACTATGCTGCTGGTACTACCTTCGACTCCCTTGCTAGGTGTCAAAGGGACCGATCCGTCGAGTATTCCGAAGCCTTTAGGCGCTTGAGTTTTCTTCTTATTACGCTTCGGTAATGCATTCAGTTGCACTTTACTCAGCAAATATTTTTCCCACTCTCCCCGCATGACCTTATTCGGGTTGCTTGTGATACACTCCTCGAGCTGCACACAGGAGTGTTCATCTTTACATGCAACCAAAACAATGCCGTTATCATCTTGATCACTTTCGGCATCACGATCATCGTTTGTTGTAGCTTGCTTCTCCCTTTCTGCTTCTATTTCTTCGAGAATCTCCTGCATTATACAAGTAAAAAGGTGAACAAGAGATTAACCAACAACCACTAGACTCAACACAGAGTCACAGACATTAGATGCCTCAAAACTTGAATAATATATTTCTTgcagagtaaaatgccattttcgcccctcgggtttggccacttttgcgactttcgtccaaaggtttgtttttccgcatctggatccaaaaagtttgaaatcttgGCATTTTCATCCACCCAACTAACTCCGTTTGTTTATTCTATTTActtgaagggtattttagtaTTTTTAACTAAAGTACAAGTTTGCATTATATAAACTTGTACTTTAGTTAAAAAtactaaaatacccttcaagTTAATGGAATAAACAAACGGAGTTAGTTGGgtggatgaaaatggcataatttcaaaccttttagatccaaatgcggaaaaacaaccctttggacgaaagtcgcaaaagtggccaaacctcaggggcgaaaatggcattttactcttactTGCACAAGTTAAAGATAATGTCTGCAAAATCCGGAATTGAAAGACATTATGATCTCCGGTACTAGAAATAATAAGCGGAACTCACTCACTCACACGCAACACTTTCCATTTCGGTGCCTCCTCCAAGACTTCCTCCAACATTACGCCACTATTGCCGTTCATCACCGGGGAATCTATACCTTCTTTATCCTTATCATCCAACTTCCTCTTTTTGGACTTCACACTCTTAGATGGGGTGGTCAACGTTTCACCGTTTGACCTCTTAAAGTGATAAACCCGTTTCTTTGCATACTCGAAGATCTTATAACTGGACTCTGCGAATATCCATACAGAGCGAAAACTTTCTGATGCTCTCAGTGAATCCAAATACTTCAAATAAGTCACTGCATCATACCTAAACCAAAACAAAACAGCAATTAATTGACTATTAGTCTCCATTATCAATAACACAAATGCTACCTAATATGTTTCCAGTAATACCTAACGAGATAATCCAGCAACTTCCGCAAGGTTTTCAAATCTGAGACAAGCTGTTTAGTCTTCTTCCCCAACGTATGCCATATCGGATCCAATTGCCGCCTCACGATCTCATCAAACGATTTGAACAATCCATTCTCCACGGTTAAATCTTCCACGTCAACCTTGTTAGTCTTCCTCATCTCCTTTAAACAAGCATCCATGACCTCGATCACCGCTTTCTGAATCCCCATCATGTAACCAGACATGGGGACCCTGATATCCACTACTTCGGGTGGGTCCCTCTCAAGGTCTTCTGATACATATACCTCAAATAGTACATCAAAACTTTCAGTCAAACTTACCGAAACACTATATTAGGAGTCAAGACAAAAGCATAGCCATTTATCTAGATAGTAATCGAGCAGTTAACTAATATGGTCGTCCCCTTCCGTTTATATTTCCGTTTACGCTCTATAATTTTTTTGTCTATAGTGTCAAATTATACACTGTGACACATCAAAAGCATCCTAAAAGTCAATACCTTTTGCATTTGGTACAAAATCTTTCAGAAATTTTAACTATTTTCGTGTCAATTCTAGTTTAAATTTCAGTATTGAACATCTAAACCTCAATTTCATGCTTTCAATATAAGTTTCAAATCTCAATCATAAAAGCCCAAACCGGAGCCAAACTGTTCGTAGCAGTTTGGTTGTTTTCAGCTTTAACTTTCAATGGTTCGTTTTCAGTTTTTGATAATCAAATTCTCACAGTTTGACCTAAAAACCGTCAAAACTGGTGCCAAACTGTAGGTAGTGGTTTTGGTTTGTTTCAGTTTTAACTTTCAACAGTTCGGTTTTGGTTTTCGTTAATCAAAGGCTCACAGTTTGACCTAAAAACCGTCAAAACCGGTGCCAAACCATTCGTAGCGGTTTGGTTGCTTTCAGCTTTGACTTTCAACGGTTCGGGTTCGGTTTCAGTTTATGATAATCATAGGCTCACAGTTTGACCTAAAAACCGTCAAAACCGGTGCCAAACTGTACGTTGTGGTTTTGATTCGTTTCAGTTTCAACTTTCAACAGTTTGGTTTCGGTTTACGTTAATCAAAGGCTCACAGTTTGACCTAAAAACCGTCAAAACCGGTGCCAAACCGTACGTTGTGGTTTTGATTCGTTTTAGTTTTAACTTTCAACAGTTCGGCTTCGGTTTACGTTAATCAAAGGCTCACAGTTCCTAAATCCGTCAAAACCGGTGCCAAACCGTATGTAGTGGTTTTGATTCGTTTCTTTTTTAACTTTCAACAGTTCGGTTTCGGTTTCAGTTTATGATAATCAAAGGCTCATGGTTTGACTTGGACCTAAATACCTTCAAAACCGGGCTATGTACACCCCTAATAGTGATTATCTCGTTGAAAACCTATTGGCTAATAAGAAACTCACAATGTTAGGCTCGTTTCAGTTTTAAACCGGACCGTAAACACCCTAGCAGTAACTATCCAGTTAAAAGACCTAATAGCTAATAACAAATTCAAAACATTGGATCCTGAATCACTTCCATACCTGAAACCTAGGCCACAAATGAAGCTTTCTAAGAAACAAACACTTAAGAGTCCTCTCAGCCTTAGCAAAACCCGAAACCATAGCATGCGGCCGGTCCGAAAACGCACGAACATAAACATCCTTATTACTTGCTCTAAGAATCCTCACAATAAACGCCTCAGTACACGTCTCCGACAACAAATGCGCATTCAACAACACAATTCCAGCAACAGCAGAAACGGGAAGCCGGTGAGTGAGCAAATCCACAATTAGAATACGAGAAGTGATGAAAGAGGCTTGGCCGGAGGTGTAGAGAGAGAGGCGGTGGTGAACGGGGAGATCGGAAGTTATTTCTGACGGTGTATTGGTGATTTcagggttagggttagggttagggttagaGTTGTTTAGGGAGGTGAGGATGGAGTGTTTTTGGGAAGGGGTGGCGGAGAGGATGAGGAGGGAGCCTTGGGAtgggtggtggaggtggaggagACCGGCGATGAGTTTG
The Helianthus annuus cultivar XRQ/B chromosome 6, HanXRQr2.0-SUNRISE, whole genome shotgun sequence genome window above contains:
- the LOC110872370 gene encoding DNA repair endonuclease UVH1, encoding MVQFHEHIISDLLEDPTTGGGLVVLSAGLGLHKLIAGLLHLHHPSQGSLLILSATPSQKHSILTSLNNSNPNPNPNPEITNTPSEITSDLPVHHRLSLYTSGQASFITSRILIVDLLTHRLPVSAVAGIVLLNAHLLSETCTEAFIVRILRASNKDVYVRAFSDRPHAMVSGFAKAERTLKCLFLRKLHLWPRFQVYVSEDLERDPPEVVDIRVPMSGYMMGIQKAVIEVMDACLKEMRKTNKVDVEDLTVENGLFKSFDEIVRRQLDPIWHTLGKKTKQLVSDLKTLRKLLDYLVRYDAVTYLKYLDSLRASESFRSVWIFAESSYKIFEYAKKRVYHFKRSNGETLTTPSKSVKSKKRKLDDKDKEGIDSPVMNGNSGVMLEEVLEEAPKWKVLREILEEIEAEREKQATTNDDRDAESDQDDNGIVLVACKDEHSCVQLEECITSNPNKVMRGEWEKYLLSKVQLNALPKRNKKKTQAPKGFGILDGSVPLTPSKGVEGSTSSIVTQENDALLAAATEISKQAEKGIEVVDEPQVSMGGKGKGKRNSKGTNKTSAKNVSSKKDDKNKTESVLTESEPNKVENSTIGGSVLKKHVEGKPIPPVHFHAYESGQQILDVLKPSAIIVYHPDIAFVREIETYKAENLSKKVKVYFLFYEDSTEVQKFEASIRRENGAFESLIRQKSMMMLPVDQVAHGLGLVSANETESPSKQNMVTRKAGGQKEARKEMQVIVDMREFMSSLPNVLHQKGMNIIPVTLEVGDYILSPSICVERKSIQDLFGSFASGRLYHQVEMMTRYYRIPVLLIEFSQDKSFSFLSTSEISDDVTPHNIISKLSLLALHFPRLRIVWSRSLHATAEIFASLKMNQDEPDEAKATRVGVPSEEGVVEDDVRAENYNTSAVEFLRRLPGVTDSNYRAIMEGCGSLAELALLPVEKLAELMGGQKSATTLREFLDAKYPTLL